In the Hermetia illucens chromosome 1, iHerIll2.2.curated.20191125, whole genome shotgun sequence genome, AGAAGTAAACTgtgcagcaaaaaaaaaacagtcatAAACCCGTTCCCCATACCCTGAATCTTCGAAAGTTTCACGAATAGCTCCCATGAAAGGATCTTCCCACTTTTTGACATGGCCTTTTGGTAGGCTCCAATGATGTGCGCCAGATGATTTTTGAAGTAGTAGATATTGAATTTCCCCGGCATATCGTCGGAATAGAAGCATACCAGCAGCAGGACGTCCTCGTTCCATTTTGTACTTACTATAACAAGGAAACtttgtgaaaaaaaagaataacgacCTTGGGTAAGGAGCGTGACAGGCGAAGGTCTAAAGAATTAGCACAAAAACACTCATAATGCTGTTTTTTTGGATTGCAAAACTATCGAAGGAACTCCTGGGTTTGGTCGAGTCGAATTAGAAAGATTTACTTGTGTAAACTACATAGTCTTTCGTTCCCAAAGCAAATatgataaaatatattttttatttggtagcaataatatatttaaaaattcaaatccaGAGGAAGAAGGCGCTAGAATGAACGCCTGTAGAGCAAACTTGTGCGTCTATTGTTTAGTATTGTGCAGTAAGTTGCAATAATAATGGAATAATGGACAACAACAAATTAATAAATGGATTTTGGTGTAAGCAGAAAATAGTGAACTGGAACCAACATCAATCATTGAGCTTCACAAGTGATTAAAACTTCAACATTCACTGGAAAAATCTGAAGGGTTTTAGGACTTCAGCCTATGGTTAACTCGTAATTTAACAAACAGCGAGTGTTCTCACGGCAAAGATTAGGTTGACTTACCTGAATGTAGGTCGTCGGGTTCCCCTAATGTAACCAGGGGTGCGATACTCTGGGGCCTCCACTGAATTTACTTGGTTCCAAGATGATCAACTCTTGCAGTGATGATTGCCCACTAACACTTCCTTTATATATCTACGCAGTATCACTTGCTGCAAGCTTTTCCACAGAAAATTGGTAAACTTAATCGAATTACTGGCCAATTTGATATGAATTCTACAGACAATTCCACCCTGTCCCCAGTATGGGGTATTTTAAGCAGAATTGGGAAACGTCAAGTGAGTAGCATGTCAACTTGAAGAGTAAACATAACCCTACATCTGTCAAAGTGTTCTAGGCGTAAGTGCATGTCTGTACGCTGGGTTTTGCGTTGAGTAACTTCGCCGGAATGATCTCATAATTGTCAGTGTCGAATAAAAAGTGAATATCCTAATTTCCGTGAAGTGTTCTAAGAAACATTAACGATGTTGTCGCTGTCACGAGTCGTCGTCCAGCAGTTCGTGTTGCAAAATTCTAAAATCATCCCCCGGCAAATAAGCACCATCGGAGCGTTGTATGCGGCCTTCACTACGAGGGATTTGTTGGCAGGATCACACGGTGAAGCTGGAACACTTATTACTCGGTTTGTTAAGCACATTGCGCTGGAGAAGTGCAAAACCGACCCTCTGATCCCACAGAAAATCAAATATTCCAGTTTTTATCCACTCACCGACTTTCGAAGCTTCCGGGAGTCCTTACATGAAATCGAAACAGACCAAATCCCCCGCTTGCTGATATACACGTACACGTTTAAAACGAATGGAGATCCACAGAAGGTCGCTCAGGCGCTCAATGAAATCGATTCCATTTGCTTGGCGCGGATCAATGAAATGGATCACGAAACGCTTTTGAGTACTTTGTACGCACTCATGTTCCTCCTACCCAACAAGATCACGAAGTTCGCGTTCTACCCCAGGGCCATTCAGAAGTTGGTGGCAGAACTGGGTGACGACTGTCCAAAAGAGCGGCTCGTGGAGATATGCTTTTACCTAGGACTGTGGAAGAAACATCGGCGGTCCATCGAACTGATGAAGTTTATCAGAGACAGGCATCTAGAACGCTACGTAGATAAATTTACGCAAATGGAATTTGCAATTGTTTCAAACGCCCTATTCAAATCGAGTTCAGTGTGCGATAGTCCGGCTTTCAAGGAGCGGCTGGTGCAAGAAGTTGCAGAGTCTGCCGGAATAGATGACTCGATTCTGATAACATTCGTGAAATCCTTACGACTGAACCGCGTACAATCCGACAAAGTCCTGAATAAAGTTCTGTCTTTGAAAGCAGAAGGGAGACTGGATGATATGCAATTCAAAGGTCTGGTGCACATTTTAGCATTATTCGCGGACGGACATTACAATAACCCCAAAATCTGTACCTTCTTCACCCAGTCATGTTTAAATAAACTGGATGCAATGACTAACGATGACAACCTCGCTTTCAATGACATGCGGGCGAAAGACCTATCAACTTTCGTTTGGGCTTGTGCTTCACTAGGCTACGACCAACTCACTCCCCAGGACTACGATTTTCTGACCGAAATCATCTTGAATAAAGTCAGAAGAGACGAGTATAAATATTGTCCTGACGAATTAATCGACACAGTCCTCTCATTGTGGACGCTTGGCCATAAGTCGCAAGATCTGGTGCAGGCAGTGTTCGAATTACGAAGCATCCCAACTGAAAGCGTCGACAGAGTGAAACTTGATTCCAGGCTTGAATTACTGAAAAGCTGTATTCAAATTGAGGAGCCAAACTGGATAAGAAAACCTCAAAAGAAATCTTTTGACGAACAAAGACCAGCCCCAAAATACCTCATTGAGAAGCAGCCACAGTTGCAGAACGTTTTCAACATAATTGAGGAGAATAAGGAAGAGTTAGGGGTGAAAAACAGCCAGTACGTTGCTGCTATACATCAATTGAATATCGCGAGTATTCTAGTAGAGCTGGAGGATGGGAAGAAATGCTTTGTGGAAGTATTAGAGGGTAATCATATGCTGAAATTTGAAGAGAAACCAGTGTCGATTGTTGGCTTGAAACTTAGGTTATTGGAACATCTTGGCTATAGCATTGTTGTGGTAACTTTCATGCACTTCTGTATACATTAGAATacttgaaaatataaatttgcCTTTCCAGGTGCCTCCAGCGCTGACCGGGGATCAAATTTTAGCAGCTCTGAAAGATTCTTTAGGGGCAAACGTTGATTTAGGTAAAGAGAAGTTAGTTTCTTAAATAGCTGTGTTCTATACATTTAAATAGAGAAATAAATTTGGAACTCGAAAAAGAATGTTTCTActgttttacaataacatcaacCGAAAATAAGGGGAAATGAATATGCGAATGCAAATACTGGATATCACAGTTCGTACCGGATGGGTTTTTGTAAAGTGCGATTAAATGCCCTTTCTAGATCGTCATGGGGTTTCTTCAGAAACAGCTAGGTAGGTTGATGTTGAAAATATGCCCGTAAGATGTTTTTTTGGATGAGATAATTACGGAATCGGGCGGTAATTCGAATATTCTGCCTGACTAACTTTCTTTTTGCATATTGGAACGGCCGTCTTGCATTCCCTGGGTGCTCTATCCTCATCAATAACATGATTGAGGAACTCAATGAGCCAGAGCATTAGGCCCCGGTTCTTCGTTTCCTCACTTGCAATGATGTCAAATTCGGTTGCTCTCTCGCATTTCCCCTTTAAtttctgctttttttttttgtaatgacatatttattttaatgtaTCTTTTGGAGTAGGAACCCTTTGTTTTGAATAGGCTGACATTATGCTGCTGAAGTAGTCTCCTGGCTAAGGGATTATGGCACGAAG is a window encoding:
- the LOC119651559 gene encoding uncharacterized protein LOC119651559; translated protein: MLSLSRVVVQQFVLQNSKIIPRQISTIGALYAAFTTRDLLAGSHGEAGTLITRFVKHIALEKCKTDPLIPQKIKYSSFYPLTDFRSFRESLHEIETDQIPRLLIYTYTFKTNGDPQKVAQALNEIDSICLARINEMDHETLLSTLYALMFLLPNKITKFAFYPRAIQKLVAELGDDCPKERLVEICFYLGLWKKHRRSIELMKFIRDRHLERYVDKFTQMEFAIVSNALFKSSSVCDSPAFKERLVQEVAESAGIDDSILITFVKSLRLNRVQSDKVLNKVLSLKAEGRLDDMQFKGLVHILALFADGHYNNPKICTFFTQSCLNKLDAMTNDDNLAFNDMRAKDLSTFVWACASLGYDQLTPQDYDFLTEIILNKVRRDEYKYCPDELIDTVLSLWTLGHKSQDLVQAVFELRSIPTESVDRVKLDSRLELLKSCIQIEEPNWIRKPQKKSFDEQRPAPKYLIEKQPQLQNVFNIIEENKEELGVKNSQYVAAIHQLNIASILVELEDGKKCFVEVLEGNHMLKFEEKPVSIVGLKLRLLEHLGYSIVVVPPALTGDQILAALKDSLGANVDLGKEKLVS